A single region of the Thermococcus paralvinellae genome encodes:
- a CDS encoding phosphoribosyltransferase, producing the protein MDKVYLTWWQVDRAIFSLADKLREYKPDVIVGIARGGLIPAVRLSHILGDIELKIIDVKFYTDINEHAEMPKITIPIYGDLKDKRVVIVDDVSDTGKTLQVVINEVKRLGAKEIKVACLAMKPWTSVVPDFYVFRTDKWIVFPWEEFPVVVRE; encoded by the coding sequence ATGGATAAGGTTTATCTCACGTGGTGGCAGGTTGATAGAGCGATATTCTCATTGGCTGATAAACTGAGGGAATACAAGCCCGATGTCATTGTTGGAATAGCGAGAGGTGGTTTGATCCCAGCGGTAAGATTAAGTCATATCCTGGGGGACATAGAGCTCAAGATAATAGATGTAAAATTCTACACAGACATCAATGAGCATGCAGAAATGCCGAAGATAACGATTCCGATATATGGAGACCTAAAAGATAAGAGAGTTGTTATCGTTGACGATGTCAGCGACACAGGGAAGACACTGCAAGTCGTCATAAATGAAGTTAAGAGACTTGGTGCAAAAGAAATAAAAGTTGCCTGTTTAGCTATGAAGCCTTGGACTTCAGTTGTGCCTGATTTTTATGTGTTTAGAACTGACAAGTGGATAGTCTTTCCATGGGAAGAATTCCCAGTGGTGGTGAGGGAATGA
- the thpR gene encoding RNA 2',3'-cyclic phosphodiesterase, which yields MRAFIAIDIGDNVREKLVQAQDSIARTKAAKIKFVEPENLHITLKFLGEITEEQAEEIKEILQKIASKYKKHNVKVKGIGVFPNPNYIRVIWAGVEGDEIIKSIASDIEKELRKLGFKKDKDFVAHVTIGRVKFVKDKIGLAVVLKELANEDFGIFTVDAIELKKSTLTPKGPIYETLARFELKD from the coding sequence ATGAGGGCCTTCATAGCCATTGATATAGGCGACAACGTTAGAGAAAAGCTCGTTCAAGCTCAGGATAGCATTGCAAGAACAAAAGCTGCTAAAATAAAGTTTGTCGAGCCGGAGAATCTCCACATCACTCTAAAATTTTTAGGTGAGATAACTGAGGAGCAGGCTGAGGAAATAAAGGAAATTCTCCAGAAAATAGCGAGTAAGTATAAAAAACATAATGTTAAAGTCAAAGGTATTGGTGTGTTTCCAAATCCAAACTATATCAGAGTAATTTGGGCTGGTGTTGAAGGTGATGAAATCATAAAGAGCATAGCCAGTGACATAGAAAAAGAGCTGAGAAAGCTCGGCTTTAAAAAGGATAAGGACTTTGTTGCCCATGTGACAATTGGAAGGGTGAAGTTTGTTAAAGATAAGATTGGGCTTGCCGTTGTTTTAAAGGAGTTGGCAAACGAAGATTTTGGAATCTTTACTGTTGATGCAATTGAGCTAAAGAAAAGTACCTTAACTCCCAAAGGTCCAATTTACGAGACACTGGCAAGGTTTGAACTTAAGGATTAG
- the cca gene encoding CCA tRNA nucleotidyltransferase encodes MKELLDQVLKEIKPSKEERELVEKIKGEVEGIAREIIAAFGYDVEPYFVGSLAKDTYLAGDHDIDLFLAFPPETPLEELRERGLGLAKAIGEKLGKYEVAYAEHPYVRALYRGFKVDLVPCYNVRDWREVKTAVDRSILHTKWILKHLNSKNDEVRLLKKFFKGINVYGSEIYIKGFSGYLTELLIIKYGSFLKVLENHDFMLRQKIIDLEGWLKKEPEVAMKTVKREADADVPLIVIDPVDPRRNVASALSWEKFGIFYFKAKQFLEKPTREFFFPEHKQIGDYKKVLREKGTKLVTLLFKKPDLIDDLLLPQLEKSAKGFMKALELQGFRVFETHWGYKDKAFIMLEVDRVERSRIEIKPGPEFFTERGLRFYSKNQKVWIRGKRLYSEKVVKEGIVDVIRELLEKNQVSLGKQVKEYIMRADILINFVPPELSDEAYLFLSREKWNLKG; translated from the coding sequence ATGAAAGAACTTTTAGACCAAGTTCTTAAAGAAATCAAGCCAAGTAAAGAGGAGAGAGAGCTTGTTGAGAAGATAAAAGGGGAAGTTGAAGGTATTGCAAGAGAAATAATAGCTGCCTTTGGTTATGATGTTGAGCCCTACTTCGTTGGCTCCTTAGCTAAAGATACCTATCTGGCTGGAGATCATGATATTGATCTTTTTTTAGCATTTCCTCCCGAAACTCCATTGGAAGAGCTGAGGGAGAGGGGTTTAGGACTTGCAAAAGCTATTGGGGAAAAGCTTGGGAAATATGAGGTTGCCTATGCTGAGCATCCTTATGTTAGAGCTCTTTATAGGGGATTTAAAGTTGACTTAGTGCCGTGTTATAATGTGAGAGACTGGAGGGAAGTGAAAACTGCTGTTGACAGGTCAATTCTTCACACAAAATGGATTTTAAAACATCTAAACAGTAAAAATGATGAAGTTAGGCTTTTGAAGAAGTTCTTCAAGGGTATTAATGTTTACGGTAGCGAGATTTATATCAAAGGATTTTCGGGTTATCTCACCGAACTCTTGATAATAAAATATGGCTCGTTTCTTAAAGTCCTTGAGAACCACGATTTCATGCTTAGGCAGAAGATCATTGATTTGGAAGGCTGGCTGAAGAAAGAGCCGGAGGTAGCGATGAAAACTGTGAAGAGAGAGGCTGATGCTGATGTTCCGCTAATAGTAATTGATCCCGTCGATCCAAGAAGAAACGTTGCCTCAGCTTTAAGCTGGGAAAAATTTGGGATCTTTTATTTTAAAGCCAAGCAGTTCCTAGAAAAGCCCACAAGAGAGTTTTTCTTCCCGGAACATAAGCAAATTGGGGACTATAAGAAAGTCTTAAGAGAAAAAGGAACAAAGCTTGTAACTTTGCTCTTTAAGAAGCCAGATTTAATCGATGATTTACTTTTACCCCAGCTGGAAAAGAGTGCGAAAGGATTTATGAAAGCCCTAGAGCTTCAAGGCTTTAGAGTGTTTGAGACTCACTGGGGATACAAAGACAAAGCGTTCATAATGCTCGAAGTTGATAGGGTTGAAAGGTCAAGAATTGAGATTAAACCTGGTCCGGAGTTCTTTACGGAGAGAGGGCTAAGGTTTTACTCAAAGAATCAGAAAGTCTGGATTCGCGGAAAGCGTTTGTATTCAGAGAAGGTGGTAAAGGAGGGTATAGTTGATGTCATTAGAGAGCTTTTGGAGAAAAATCAGGTTTCTTTAGGAAAACAAGTTAAGGAGTATATAATGAGAGCGGACATCCTAATTAATTTTGTCCCTCCAGAGCTTAGCGATGAGGCGTATCTGTTCCTAAGCAGAGAAAAATGGAATTTAAAAGGCTAG
- a CDS encoding P-loop NTPase family protein, which produces MTNLGIPELDKIIGDIEKGSLIVLIERDPRSLGSLISLLVAKKKLEGGHLVALFNKSLPLPVLLNRLESVGIDVDKYLENGQLAILDVFDSYYEVRYDIPGVFYIRGGVQEGSYLQKSVKEILNIKKEWARRGLIEENTELWGINYKLSDYLDIFSERGLIKIIELTSEIRFVHEAYTHYPKGTNIWVFSGDNQTIINLLYRRADYVIETRSILTEEGVKRELYLIKMPKMGRIRKFTYQIRGNEFRIF; this is translated from the coding sequence TTGACTAATCTTGGTATTCCTGAGCTTGACAAAATTATTGGTGACATTGAGAAGGGCTCTTTGATTGTGTTGATTGAAAGAGATCCACGTTCATTAGGAAGTTTAATCTCTCTCCTAGTTGCAAAGAAAAAGCTTGAGGGTGGTCACTTGGTTGCCCTTTTCAATAAATCTCTTCCACTTCCAGTTCTATTGAACAGATTGGAGAGCGTTGGAATTGATGTGGATAAATACTTGGAAAATGGTCAGCTTGCAATACTTGATGTCTTTGATAGCTATTATGAGGTCAGATATGATATTCCTGGCGTGTTTTACATCAGAGGTGGGGTTCAGGAAGGCTCATACCTTCAAAAGTCCGTGAAAGAAATATTAAATATTAAAAAAGAATGGGCTAGGAGAGGATTAATTGAAGAGAACACAGAACTTTGGGGAATTAACTATAAGCTTTCAGATTATCTTGACATATTCAGTGAACGTGGATTGATAAAAATCATTGAACTCACTTCTGAGATTAGATTTGTCCATGAGGCATATACGCACTATCCGAAAGGAACAAACATCTGGGTATTTTCTGGAGATAACCAAACAATAATCAACTTGCTCTACAGGAGAGCGGATTATGTAATCGAGACTAGGAGCATTCTTACTGAGGAAGGCGTAAAAAGGGAGTTATATTTAATTAAGATGCCAAAAATGGGAAGAATTAGGAAATTCACATATCAGATTAGGGGAAATGAGTTCAGGATATTTTAG
- a CDS encoding adenosylcobalamin-dependent ribonucleoside-diphosphate reductase, whose translation MAVEKVMKRDGRIVPFDEGRIKWAIQRAMWEVGVRDEKLLDKVVKDVVSRINELYDGKIPHIENIQDIVELELMRNGLFDVAKAYIIYRKKKAEIREEKKKILNKDKLDDIDKRFSINALRVLASRYLKRNEEGKIIESPRELFERVAILAVIPDLLYDDRVFSKEGGFVQDLKRVDYYRERLDEFDKKLSIGRFKLNKYHFERLLSLYQELAEKGQMKVSIDEIVRMLENGAFDKYEDEVEEYFRLMTNQVFMPNTPALINAGRPLGMLSACFVVPIEDDMESIMKAAHDVAMIQKMGGGTGVNFSKLRPEGDLVGTTTGAASGPVSFMHLIDGVSDVIKQGGVRRGANMGILEVWHPDIEKFIHAKEKNIGTNVLSNFNISVGIWEDFWEALKEGKKYPLINPRTGKKVREVDPKALFEELAYMAWAKADPGVVFFDIINKRNVLEKAKGGKIRATNPCVVGDTRILTPSGYLKIKELFKIAKEKNEEKVVAVEGITEEGEEFAYPITILLPNEEEKKNIIYETVQGKQLAIADPIEVKAYVWKVGRKKVARIKTKEGYELTATLDHKVMTKDGWKAVEDLKEGDLIALPRFEVENGFGSESIGEDLAFALGWFIGDGYINTTDKRVWFYFNAEKEEALAQKIAEILKKHFGSKAEPHRYGSEIKLGVRGEAYKFFEEIVKTNEKRVPEIVYRLKPNEIRAFLRGLFTADGYVDNDSAIRLTSRDKELLRDVQDLLLLFGILSKIYERPYKGTFEYTTKDGEKRVYEARGYYELIIANYSRKLFAEKIGFEGEKQEKISLKKVKIDEPYVRVESIEVLGEEIVYDLTVPEVHTYISNGFMSHNCGEEPLYEYESCNLASINLAKFVKYDESGKPYFDWDEYAYVIQKVAKYLDNSIDVNKFPLPEIDYNTKLTRRIGVGMMGLADALFKLGIPYNSKEGFDFMRKVTEYLTFYAYKYSVEAAKKRGTFPLYDKSDYPEGKLPVEGFYHREIWNLPWDELAEEIKKYGVRNAMVTTCPPTGSVSMIADTSSGIEPIFALVYKKSVTVGEFYYVDPVFEAELKKRGLYSDELLAKISNNYGSVQGLEEIPEDMQRVFVTAMDVHWLDHILAQASIQLWLTDSASKTINMPNDATVEDVKAAYLLAYKLGCKGVTVYRDGSLSVQVYSVEGERKKRVPAKPSEYAKKILKEIVEKEPWLRRFIDVEAILNGTNGKNNGTNGSSFQLNLTIEVPHQKTRSKTSEAQSGVCPVCGAKTVFESGCEVCKNCGWSKCVIS comes from the coding sequence ATGGCAGTTGAAAAAGTGATGAAAAGAGATGGAAGAATCGTTCCTTTTGATGAAGGACGTATAAAATGGGCCATACAAAGAGCAATGTGGGAAGTTGGAGTACGGGATGAGAAGCTTCTGGACAAAGTTGTCAAAGATGTCGTCAGCAGAATAAACGAGCTCTATGATGGAAAGATACCACACATTGAGAATATTCAGGATATTGTGGAGCTTGAGCTAATGCGCAACGGTCTCTTTGATGTTGCTAAGGCTTACATTATTTACAGAAAGAAAAAGGCGGAAATCAGAGAAGAAAAGAAGAAGATACTCAACAAAGATAAGCTTGATGACATTGATAAGCGCTTTTCTATTAACGCCTTGAGAGTTTTAGCCAGCAGATATTTGAAGAGGAATGAGGAAGGAAAGATAATTGAAAGTCCTCGTGAATTGTTTGAGAGAGTTGCTATTCTCGCTGTAATTCCAGATTTGCTTTATGATGATAGAGTTTTCTCTAAAGAAGGAGGGTTTGTTCAGGATTTAAAGAGGGTTGACTACTATAGGGAACGCCTTGATGAATTTGATAAAAAGCTGAGTATTGGAAGATTTAAACTCAATAAGTACCACTTTGAGAGGCTTCTTTCGCTTTATCAGGAGCTTGCAGAAAAGGGGCAGATGAAGGTCAGCATTGATGAGATAGTTAGAATGCTTGAAAACGGTGCTTTTGATAAGTATGAGGATGAAGTTGAAGAGTATTTCCGCTTAATGACAAACCAAGTTTTCATGCCAAATACTCCAGCGCTCATAAATGCGGGCAGACCTCTGGGAATGCTCTCTGCTTGTTTCGTTGTCCCGATCGAGGATGATATGGAGAGCATAATGAAAGCAGCACATGATGTTGCTATGATACAGAAAATGGGTGGAGGTACTGGAGTTAATTTCTCAAAACTCCGCCCAGAGGGAGATTTAGTTGGAACAACAACTGGGGCAGCCAGTGGGCCTGTCAGTTTTATGCACCTCATAGATGGGGTTAGCGATGTAATAAAGCAAGGAGGGGTTCGTAGAGGAGCAAATATGGGAATTCTTGAGGTATGGCACCCAGACATTGAGAAGTTCATCCATGCAAAAGAGAAAAACATTGGAACCAATGTCTTGAGCAACTTCAACATTAGTGTGGGCATTTGGGAGGACTTCTGGGAGGCTTTAAAGGAAGGAAAGAAGTACCCCTTAATCAATCCAAGAACTGGTAAGAAAGTTAGAGAAGTTGATCCTAAAGCTCTCTTTGAAGAGTTGGCTTACATGGCATGGGCAAAAGCTGATCCCGGTGTCGTGTTCTTTGACATAATCAACAAGAGAAACGTTCTTGAAAAGGCGAAAGGTGGAAAGATAAGGGCAACCAATCCCTGTGTTGTTGGAGATACGAGGATTTTAACACCTAGTGGATATCTCAAGATTAAAGAGCTCTTTAAGATTGCAAAAGAGAAGAACGAAGAAAAAGTTGTCGCAGTTGAGGGAATAACTGAAGAAGGGGAGGAATTTGCATATCCAATAACAATCTTACTTCCAAATGAAGAAGAAAAGAAGAACATTATTTACGAAACTGTTCAGGGAAAACAGCTTGCTATAGCAGATCCCATTGAAGTCAAAGCCTATGTCTGGAAAGTTGGAAGGAAGAAGGTAGCGAGAATAAAAACAAAGGAAGGCTATGAACTAACAGCAACTCTTGATCACAAGGTAATGACAAAAGATGGCTGGAAAGCAGTTGAAGATCTCAAAGAGGGCGATTTAATAGCTTTGCCAAGATTTGAGGTTGAGAATGGTTTTGGAAGCGAGAGTATTGGTGAGGATTTGGCTTTCGCCTTGGGATGGTTCATCGGAGATGGGTACATTAACACAACCGACAAGAGGGTTTGGTTCTACTTCAACGCTGAAAAGGAAGAAGCCCTTGCTCAAAAAATCGCCGAAATACTTAAGAAGCACTTCGGCTCGAAGGCTGAACCGCACAGATATGGAAGTGAAATCAAGCTTGGAGTAAGAGGCGAAGCATACAAATTCTTTGAGGAAATTGTTAAAACCAACGAAAAGAGAGTCCCAGAAATTGTCTATCGCTTAAAGCCAAACGAGATCAGAGCATTTTTGAGAGGACTGTTCACGGCTGATGGTTACGTTGATAATGATAGTGCAATAAGGCTAACTTCAAGAGATAAAGAGCTTTTGAGGGACGTTCAAGATCTCCTATTGCTCTTCGGAATATTATCAAAGATTTATGAGAGACCTTACAAAGGTACATTTGAGTATACGACTAAAGATGGAGAAAAGAGGGTCTATGAAGCTCGGGGATATTATGAGCTTATTATAGCAAACTACAGCAGAAAGCTCTTTGCAGAAAAAATTGGCTTTGAAGGAGAAAAGCAGGAGAAGATAAGCCTCAAGAAAGTGAAGATTGACGAGCCTTATGTAAGAGTTGAAAGTATTGAGGTTCTTGGAGAAGAAATTGTCTATGATCTAACTGTTCCAGAAGTCCATACCTATATATCAAACGGCTTCATGAGTCACAATTGTGGCGAGGAACCTCTCTACGAATATGAATCCTGCAATCTAGCCTCTATAAACCTTGCAAAGTTCGTAAAATACGACGAGAGCGGAAAGCCGTACTTCGACTGGGACGAATATGCTTATGTCATTCAAAAGGTTGCCAAATACCTTGACAATTCAATTGACGTCAACAAGTTCCCGCTTCCAGAAATCGACTACAATACTAAGCTGACCAGAAGAATAGGCGTTGGAATGATGGGCTTAGCTGATGCTCTCTTCAAGCTCGGCATTCCATACAACAGCAAGGAAGGGTTTGACTTTATGAGGAAAGTCACTGAGTATCTCACATTTTACGCCTACAAATACTCGGTTGAGGCAGCAAAGAAGAGAGGAACGTTCCCATTATATGATAAGAGTGATTATCCTGAAGGAAAGCTCCCAGTTGAGGGTTTCTATCACAGGGAAATCTGGAATTTACCTTGGGATGAGCTTGCTGAGGAGATTAAGAAGTACGGAGTCAGAAATGCAATGGTCACAACTTGCCCACCAACAGGAAGCGTTAGCATGATTGCAGACACATCAAGCGGAATTGAGCCAATATTCGCTCTAGTTTACAAGAAGAGCGTAACCGTTGGCGAATTCTACTACGTTGATCCAGTGTTTGAAGCTGAACTCAAGAAGAGAGGCCTATACAGCGATGAACTGCTGGCAAAGATAAGCAACAATTATGGCTCAGTTCAAGGACTTGAGGAAATTCCAGAGGACATGCAGCGTGTGTTTGTTACAGCAATGGATGTTCACTGGCTTGATCACATTTTAGCTCAGGCATCAATACAACTCTGGCTTACGGATTCAGCAAGCAAGACCATAAACATGCCTAACGATGCAACAGTTGAGGATGTCAAAGCTGCTTATCTCTTGGCATACAAGCTGGGCTGTAAGGGTGTGACCGTTTACAGAGATGGTTCACTAAGCGTTCAGGTTTACAGCGTTGAGGGTGAAAGAAAGAAGAGAGTACCGGCAAAGCCGAGTGAATATGCAAAGAAAATCTTGAAGGAAATCGTCGAGAAAGAACCATGGCTTAGAAGGTTCATTGATGTTGAGGCAATACTCAATGGGACAAATGGAAAGAACAACGGTACAAACGGCTCATCATTTCAGCTTAATTTGACCATTGAGGTTCCTCATCAGAAGACTAGATCAAAAACATCTGAAGCACAAAGTGGTGTTTGCCCTGTTTGTGGTGCCAAAACTGTTTTTGAAAGTGGCTGCGAAGTTTGTAAGAACTGCGGCTGGAGCAAGTGTGTTATCTCCTGA
- a CDS encoding ATP-binding protein has protein sequence MEELMGFQNPWWRDKKAIYEDEKVKEALSKRNPIRYTFENRNKIIVGPRQVGKTTYLKLIILDLIERGTNPRSILYFSCDLLKDYRDIIEILKFFSRMQRGEKFVFLDEVTFVEGWERAIKFFLDSPLKKDTTLYITGSSSLGLKKESFPGRPIKVEEFLPLSFKKVVELLNPKIKRELEKITLETSPKILYENALELYPHMDELFEAFYFYLSSGGYPKSIFELFESGEISPDTYEMIYNATIFDVTKLGRSERIALSIILGILKRYGEKFSLNTLSKEMEIGSHVTVREYLEIFEELFIGRNYFQTKPNLMTPLFRKERKFYFLDPLILETFSRKFGIEVEIAKKVEGIVGEHIKRNFDTYFFHNAKEVDFVTKDFGVEVKWQNKVKPSDFPRVGIKNKILLSKGKLDFIEERNLAIIPVPLFLVQL, from the coding sequence ATGGAAGAGCTGATGGGATTTCAAAACCCATGGTGGCGAGATAAAAAAGCTATTTATGAGGATGAAAAGGTTAAAGAAGCCTTATCAAAAAGAAATCCTATAAGATACACATTTGAAAATAGGAACAAGATAATTGTTGGTCCAAGGCAAGTTGGAAAGACCACATATTTAAAGCTTATAATCCTTGATCTTATTGAAAGAGGAACCAACCCAAGGAGTATTCTCTACTTTTCTTGTGATTTGCTTAAAGATTACAGAGACATAATTGAAATCCTGAAGTTCTTCTCAAGAATGCAGAGAGGAGAGAAGTTTGTGTTTCTTGATGAAGTAACGTTTGTTGAAGGCTGGGAGAGAGCGATAAAGTTTTTCCTCGATTCTCCTCTAAAGAAGGATACCACCCTTTATATAACTGGCTCCTCATCCCTTGGCTTGAAAAAGGAAAGCTTTCCTGGAAGACCAATAAAAGTCGAGGAATTCCTGCCATTGAGCTTTAAAAAAGTTGTTGAGTTATTAAATCCAAAGATTAAAAGAGAGTTAGAGAAGATAACATTAGAAACTTCTCCTAAAATCCTTTATGAAAATGCCTTAGAGTTATACCCCCACATGGATGAACTCTTTGAAGCATTTTATTTTTACCTATCATCTGGAGGTTATCCAAAATCGATATTTGAGCTCTTTGAGAGTGGTGAAATAAGCCCAGACACATATGAAATGATTTATAATGCGACAATATTTGATGTTACAAAACTTGGGAGAAGTGAAAGGATAGCACTTTCAATAATTTTAGGTATTTTAAAGAGATATGGAGAGAAGTTTTCTCTAAATACCCTTTCAAAGGAAATGGAAATAGGTTCGCATGTAACTGTTAGGGAGTATTTGGAAATATTTGAGGAGCTCTTTATTGGGAGGAACTATTTTCAAACAAAGCCAAACTTAATGACACCGCTTTTCAGAAAAGAAAGAAAGTTCTACTTTTTGGATCCATTAATTTTAGAAACCTTTTCAAGGAAGTTTGGAATAGAAGTTGAAATTGCAAAAAAAGTAGAGGGAATTGTGGGAGAGCACATAAAGAGGAACTTTGATACGTATTTCTTCCATAATGCAAAGGAAGTTGACTTTGTAACAAAAGATTTTGGCGTTGAAGTGAAATGGCAGAATAAAGTTAAGCCGAGTGATTTTCCAAGAGTAGGGATTAAAAACAAAATCCTTTTGTCAAAAGGCAAACTTGACTTCATTGAAGAGAGGAACCTCGCAATAATCCCTGTGCCTCTGTTCCTAGTTCAGCTCTAA